In a single window of the Panthera leo isolate Ple1 chromosome A1, P.leo_Ple1_pat1.1, whole genome shotgun sequence genome:
- the LOC122201063 gene encoding ATP synthase subunit g, mitochondrial-like, whose product MAQFVRNLAEKAPALVKAAVTYSKPRLVTFWHYAKVELVPPTPAEIPTAIQSLKKIVKSAQTGSFKQLIVKEALLNGLVATEVWMWFYVGEIIGKRGIIGYDV is encoded by the coding sequence ATGGCCCAGTTTGTCCGTAACCTCGCGGAGAAGGCCCCGGCGCTGGTAAAAGCTGCTGTGACTTACTCAAAGCCTCGATTGGTCACGTTTTGGCACTATGCCAAGGTTGAGCTGGTTCCTCCAACCCCTGCTGAGATCCCTACAGCTATTCAGAGCTTGAAAAAAATAGTCAAGAGCGCTCAAACTGGTAGCTTCAAACAGCTTATAGTTAAGGAAGCTCTGCTGAATGGTTTGGTGGCCACTGAGGTGTGGATGTGGTTTTATGTCGGCGAGATCATAGGCAAGCGTGGCATCATTGGCTATGATGTTTGA